A window of the Burkholderiales bacterium genome harbors these coding sequences:
- a CDS encoding ABC transporter permease, with protein sequence MNSARRQAITIARYTLLEALRTRLPWLMLAALLLALLGSLFVKEIAVTETLRLQISFLAAALRLAAVFIIALYIVSSMVREFNDKSLELLLSLNLPRAAYACGRFLGFSLVALIAVALICLPLAWLAPLQPVLLWGLSLTLELWIVAALGFFCIITFTHILPAASFVMAFYLLARSITAIRLISGSTLFDPQSLSHQVTVFLVDSLSLVLPNFDAFTQTAWLVNQSGEWRMLLPIVAQSTIYSGLLLGAALFDLYRKNL encoded by the coding sequence ATGAATTCCGCCCGCCGCCAGGCAATAACTATTGCCCGCTATACGCTGCTCGAAGCGCTGCGCACCCGCTTGCCGTGGCTGATGCTGGCAGCGCTGTTGCTGGCGCTGCTGGGCAGCCTGTTCGTGAAAGAAATCGCCGTCACCGAAACGCTGCGCCTGCAAATTTCATTTCTCGCCGCCGCACTCAGGCTGGCCGCCGTGTTCATCATCGCGCTTTACATCGTGAGCAGCATGGTGCGCGAATTTAACGACAAAAGCCTTGAGCTTTTGCTCTCCCTCAATTTGCCGCGCGCCGCCTATGCCTGTGGCAGGTTTTTGGGCTTTTCCCTGGTCGCCTTGATCGCGGTCGCGCTTATCTGTCTGCCGCTGGCCTGGCTGGCGCCGCTGCAGCCCGTGTTGTTGTGGGGCTTGTCGCTCACGCTCGAGCTTTGGATTGTGGCCGCGCTGGGCTTCTTTTGTATCATCACCTTCACCCACATCCTGCCCGCCGCCAGCTTCGTCATGGCCTTTTACCTGCTGGCGCGTTCCATCACCGCGATTCGCTTGATCAGCGGCTCCACGCTGTTCGACCCGCAAAGCCTGTCGCATCAGGTTACAGTATTCCTGGTGGACAGTCTTTCACTGGTGCTGCCCAACTTCGACGCATTCACCCAGACCGCGTGGCTGGTGAACCAAAGCGGTGAATGGCGCATGCTGCTCCCCATCGTCGCACAAAGCACGATTTATAGCGGCTTGCTGCTGGGCGCGGCATTGTTCGATCTCTACCGAAAAAACCTGTAG